One Bdellovibrio bacteriovorus str. Tiberius DNA segment encodes these proteins:
- a CDS encoding DUF4442 domain-containing protein, giving the protein MKNLKYTLFVHLYGLFKIPLVLFVSPRVVEAGKKRFVIKIPLGYRTKNHLNSMYFGALGIGAELSIAAAAVFSIAESKQKIDFVFKDFKGDYLKRGDGDVHFICDEVEMVNSLIEESKTNPNRIERKMKGYAIVPSVSETEPIMTYELTLSVRNRSIKA; this is encoded by the coding sequence CATCTTTATGGTCTTTTCAAAATTCCTTTGGTTTTGTTTGTCAGTCCCCGTGTGGTGGAAGCTGGCAAAAAGCGCTTTGTGATCAAGATCCCGCTGGGGTATCGCACGAAGAATCACCTGAACTCGATGTATTTTGGTGCGTTGGGGATTGGTGCAGAACTTTCCATCGCGGCAGCGGCGGTTTTTTCCATTGCTGAAAGCAAGCAGAAGATTGACTTCGTGTTCAAGGATTTCAAAGGCGACTATCTGAAGCGCGGTGATGGCGATGTGCACTTTATCTGCGACGAAGTCGAAATGGTGAACTCTTTGATTGAAGAGTCCAAAACCAATCCGAACCGTATTGAACGAAAAATGAAGGGTTATGCGATCGTTCCTTCAGTGAGTGAAACAGAGCCCATCATGACTTATGAGCTCACACTTTCCGTCAGAAACAGATCAATCAAGGCCTAA
- a CDS encoding NAD(P)H-dependent flavin oxidoreductase, translating to MLKKIKTSFTDTMGIDYPIIAAPMFLVSNTDIVVEASEAGGIGTFPALNYRPIEQYAEALKNIKSRTKKPIGVNVIVNKSNTRQGEDIKVALDHGVDMFITSLGSPKSVIRDAHKNGAKVFCDVTNLEHALKVQDMGADGVIAVGAGAGGHAGPISPLVLIPWLKTRLQIPIIAAGGIAHGSMISACLALGASGVSVGTRFIASREAQVDQSYKDAIVNSTPEDIVMTTRVSGTPAAVINTPYVQKMGTDLPWAMKILKDYKLTKKYMVPLIHLMGMKSLEAAATKPTWKTVWTAGQSVGLVEEILTVKEIYAKLINEYDESVKSLSQLGLD from the coding sequence ATGCTCAAAAAGATCAAAACCAGTTTCACCGACACCATGGGCATCGACTATCCCATCATCGCAGCCCCCATGTTTCTGGTCAGCAACACCGACATCGTCGTCGAAGCCAGTGAAGCCGGCGGCATCGGCACCTTCCCTGCCCTGAACTACCGCCCGATCGAACAATACGCTGAAGCCCTGAAAAACATCAAAAGCCGCACCAAGAAACCCATTGGCGTGAATGTCATTGTGAACAAAAGCAACACCCGCCAGGGTGAAGACATCAAAGTGGCCCTGGATCACGGCGTGGACATGTTCATTACTTCTTTGGGAAGCCCCAAATCTGTGATTCGGGACGCCCACAAAAATGGCGCCAAGGTATTTTGCGATGTCACGAATCTGGAGCACGCCCTGAAAGTTCAGGACATGGGCGCTGACGGCGTGATCGCTGTGGGCGCCGGCGCTGGCGGACATGCCGGCCCGATTTCTCCGTTGGTTTTGATTCCGTGGCTTAAAACCCGACTGCAGATCCCCATCATTGCCGCCGGAGGCATTGCTCACGGATCCATGATTTCGGCGTGTCTGGCACTGGGCGCTTCCGGCGTCAGCGTGGGAACCCGATTCATCGCCAGTCGCGAAGCTCAGGTGGATCAGTCCTACAAGGACGCCATCGTGAATTCCACCCCGGAAGATATCGTGATGACCACACGAGTGTCAGGCACACCGGCTGCGGTGATCAACACCCCTTACGTGCAGAAAATGGGAACTGATTTGCCGTGGGCAATGAAGATCCTGAAAGACTACAAACTGACAAAGAAATACATGGTACCGTTGATTCATTTGATGGGAATGAAGTCCCTGGAGGCGGCTGCCACCAAACCCACTTGGAAAACCGTATGGACTGCCGGGCAGTCTGTGGGCCTGGTGGAAGAAATTCTGACCGTGAAAGAAATCTACGCCAAGCTCATCAACGAATATGATGAGAGCGTAAAAAGCCTTTCCCAGTTAGGCCTTGATTGA
- a CDS encoding TetR/AcrR family transcriptional regulator, with translation MGAAPQTHTSPEKKYMLKIPVQKRSKETVASIVESCARLLVQEPYHAITTDKIAEMAGVSIGSLYQFFANKEAIVAAVIDDLLQKDLAYIEEKLAHLQTPDLDAKIHAFIDIGFTRFHDNRPLRTALQGVQGMLDYWETRRVFFEHYQKAVLAHMPVYQGRDRDMMALFVVSCFNNILQLGLLGPQTVEREEAIKKEVFTLFSRYLKP, from the coding sequence ATGGGTGCAGCTCCACAAACTCACACAAGTCCTGAAAAGAAGTACATGCTGAAAATCCCCGTCCAGAAACGCTCCAAAGAGACGGTGGCTAGCATTGTAGAATCCTGCGCACGCCTTCTGGTTCAAGAGCCCTACCACGCTATCACTACTGACAAGATCGCCGAAATGGCAGGTGTCAGCATCGGGTCTCTGTATCAGTTCTTTGCCAACAAAGAAGCCATAGTGGCCGCGGTGATCGACGATCTTCTGCAGAAAGACCTGGCATATATTGAAGAGAAACTGGCTCATCTTCAAACGCCGGACCTGGATGCCAAGATCCACGCCTTCATCGACATCGGCTTCACACGCTTCCACGACAACCGCCCGCTAAGAACCGCCCTGCAAGGCGTTCAAGGCATGCTGGATTACTGGGAAACACGCCGCGTGTTCTTTGAACACTACCAAAAAGCGGTATTGGCCCACATGCCGGTTTATCAGGGACGTGACCGTGACATGATGGCTCTTTTCGTCGTCAGCTGCTTTAACAACATCCTGCAACTGGGATTATTGGGACCGCAAACTGTCGAGCGCGAAGAAGCGATCAAAAAAGAAGTCTTCACTCTGTTCAGCAGATACCTGAAGCCTTAA